Proteins from one Xenopus tropicalis strain Nigerian chromosome 1, UCB_Xtro_10.0, whole genome shotgun sequence genomic window:
- the twsg2 gene encoding twisted gastrulation homolog 2: protein MKSRGPTEDVKGAAHQRKWHPGVLLFIAALICSAFSLVTGCNKALCASDVSKCLLQELCQCQVKEGNCSCCPECLLCMGSLWDQCCDCVGLCSKNKESKKHSARRSSLEELPVSVPSLFRAVSSMQEGESALGWTAHNLPILEELAQSTHMDHILLGAHSVVTASPLTNISGSCTVLYFNPCMSMRRCHQSCESVGSPRYRWFHNGCCQCVGPDCHGYGSKEPLCLQCQPKEMMPEGKKERATV, encoded by the exons ATGAAGAGTCGG GGTCCTACAGAGGATGTGAAGGGTGCAGCTCATCAGAGAAAATGGCACCCAGGAGTTTTACTCTTTATTGCAGCTTTAATATGCTCTGCCTTCTCCTTGGTAACTGGCTGTAATAAAGCCCTCTGTGCGAGTGATGTCAGCAAATGTCTGTTGCAG GAACTCTGCCAGTGCCAAGTAAAGGAAGGAAACTGCTCCTGCTGTCCCGAGTGTTTGCTGTGCATGGGGAGCCTGTGGGATCAGTGTTGTGACTGCGTTG GATTATGCAGCAAAAATAAGGAAAGCAAAAAGCATTCAGCTCGGCGAAGCTCCCTGgaagagctgcctgtctctgtccCCTCTTTATTCCGGGCTGTGAGTTCCATGCAAGAAGGAGAGTCAGCCCTTGGATGGACAGCCCATAATCTGCCTATTTTGGAGGAGCTGGCACAGAGTACTCACATGGACCATATTTTGCTAGGGGCACATTCAG TTGTGACTGCTTCACCCTTGACAAACATATCTGGTTCCTGCACAGTGTTGTACTTTAACCCTTGCATGTCCATGAGACGTTGCCATCAGTCCTGTGAATCTGTTGGATCACCCAGGTATCGTTGGTTTCACAATGGCTGCTGTCAGTGTGTGGGACCAGACTGTCATGGATATGGAAGCAAAGAACCCCTCTGCCTGCAATGCCAGCCCAAAGAGATGATGccagaaggaaaaaaagagaggGCTACAGTATGA